The following proteins are encoded in a genomic region of Vigna radiata var. radiata cultivar VC1973A unplaced genomic scaffold, Vradiata_ver6 scaffold_7, whole genome shotgun sequence:
- the LOC106753856 gene encoding uncharacterized protein LOC106753856, with translation MGDWGPVFVSVVLFILLTPGLLVQIPGRGSFIEFGNFQTSGLSILIHAILYFALVCIFMLAVGIHMYMG, from the coding sequence atgggagATTGGGGTCCAGTTTTTGTGTCTGTGGTGCTTTTCATTCTGCTGACTCCAGGGCTTTTGGTTCAGATTCCAGGAAGAGGCAGCTTCATAGAGTTTGGAAACTTCCAAACAAGTGGCTTATCAATATTGATCCATGCTATCTTATACTTTGCTCTTGTTTGCATCTTCATGTTAGCAGTTGGGATTCACATGTACATGGGCTAA